Sequence from the Paenibacillus tundrae genome:
TTCGCCGTTGTTACGATGACAATATCCATACCGCGGACTTTGTCTACTTTATCATACTCGATCTCTGGGAAGATCAATTGCTCTTTAAGACCCAGTGTATAGTTACCACGACCATCAAAAGCTTTGCTTGAAACACCGCGGAAGTCGCGGACACGTGGAAGTGTTACGTTAAGCAATTTATCGAGGAAGTAATACATACGCTCGCCGCGCAATGTCACTTTCACACCGATAGGCATGTTCTCACGCAGTTTGAAACCTGCGATAGATTTTTTAGCACGAGTGATTACAGGTTTTTGACCTGCGATCAGTTGCAAATCGTTTACTGCGGAATCCAACACTTTGGAGTTTTGGACAGCGTCGCCCACACCCATGTTGATAACGATTTTCTCGATTTTCGGCACTTGCATTACCGTTGTATAGTTAAACTTCTGCATCAAAGCAGGAGCGATTTCTTGCAGGTAACGTTCTTTCATTCTTGATGCCATGAATCATAGCCCTCCTTTCTCATTCGGTTCAATTAGTCGATAATTTCTCCGGAACGTTTAGCAACGCGCACTTTCTTTCCGTTATCCAACACTTTGTAACCAACACGGGTTACATTTCCGCTCTTCGGATCGATGTGCATTACGTTTGAAACGTGAATCGGAGCTTCCTTCTCGATAATGCCGCCTTGCGGATTTTGCTGGTTAGGCTTCTGGTGTTTTTTCACCATGTTAACACCTTCCACAAGGACGCGGTTCTCACGAGGATAAGCAGCGATGACACGGCCTTTTTTACCTTTGTCTTTACCGCTGATCACCATAACCGTATCTTCCTTTTTAACGTGAAGTTTGTTGTTATGGGATTCCAGAACTTTTTTCACTCTTGGCATTTCGTACACCTCCTGTTTCTAACATCACGAGATTAAGCTTTAGATAACTTCTGGAGCCAAGGAAACGATTTTCATGAAATCTTTGTCGCGAAGTTCACGAGCAACAGGTCCGAAAATACGTGTTCCACGAGGGCTTCTGTCGTCTTTGACAACAACCGCTGCATTTTCATCAAAACCGATGTAGGAACCGTCTTTACGACGTATA
This genomic interval carries:
- the rplE gene encoding 50S ribosomal protein L5 yields the protein MASRMKERYLQEIAPALMQKFNYTTVMQVPKIEKIVINMGVGDAVQNSKVLDSAVNDLQLIAGQKPVITRAKKSIAGFKLRENMPIGVKVTLRGERMYYFLDKLLNVTLPRVRDFRGVSSKAFDGRGNYTLGLKEQLIFPEIEYDKVDKVRGMDIVIVTTAKTDEESRELLTQLGMPFVK
- the rplX gene encoding 50S ribosomal protein L24 is translated as MPRVKKVLESHNNKLHVKKEDTVMVISGKDKGKKGRVIAAYPRENRVLVEGVNMVKKHQKPNQQNPQGGIIEKEAPIHVSNVMHIDPKSGNVTRVGYKVLDNGKKVRVAKRSGEIID